The proteins below are encoded in one region of Podarcis raffonei isolate rPodRaf1 chromosome 6, rPodRaf1.pri, whole genome shotgun sequence:
- the SLC26A9 gene encoding solute carrier family 26 member 9, whose protein sequence is MNEARPRYIINRPAYSSNYFDEEFERKTRSYPLGEKIKNLFRCSPSRFKLILYSLFPILVWLPKYKIKDYIVPDVLGGISAGTIQVPQGMAFALLANLPPINGLYSSFFPLIAYFLLGGVHQMVPGTFAVISIIVGNVCHELAPDSDFQYFNHTANEVMINNTAMEAARLEISATLACLTAIIQICLGFVQFGFVAIYLSESFIRGFMTAAGLQILISVLKYIFGLKIDSYTGPLAIVYTFIDICKNLPKTNIASLVFALISTVLLIIVKELNMKYMKKIRVPIPMEIVIVIVATAISGSFDMPDKYDMPIVGHINMGFPSATLPEVGKWKDMIGTAFSLAIVGYVINLAMGRTLGTKHGYDVDPNQEMLALGCSNFFGSFFKIHVICCALSVTLAVDGAGGKSQMASFCVAVVVMITMLSLGIYLGPLPKAVLGALIAVNLKNSLKQLTDPYYLWKKSKLDCVVWVVSFLSAFFLGLPFGLAVGVGFSILVVVFHTQFRNGCVIGPVAATDIYKNPKVYSKVREIEGIKIVTYCSPLYFANSEIFREKVIAKTGVDPIKVYLARKKYVKNQEKARATSERTSKLKSLFRKNKTMSLQELQKDFASMSPTDTNNNQTSANGKSVSYINFNPSEKQAEQGTIASHRSSTCSAIPESNTDPMTTAPPFVNFHTIILDMSGVCFVDLMGTKALGKLCTNYQRIGIQVFLANVQAQVYDDIRTGGVFEEGGLEPSHLFVTIHDAVLFATMNGNRATQRPDLEQRSSQIEVSISDESLEDSSAEFQNLEEEMFGSIFHSDAQTAL, encoded by the exons ATGTTCACCATCCAGATTCAAACTCATCCTGTACAGCCTGTTTCCTATTCTTGTAtggcttccaaaatataaaatcaaaGATTATATTGTGCCCGATGTCCTTGGTGGAATCAGTGCTGGGACTATTCAGGTGCCTCAAG GTATGGCCTTTGCTCTGTTGGCCAACCTACCTCCGATCAATGGGCTCTACTCATCCTTCTTCCCTCTGATAGCCTATTTCTTGCTAGGAGGTGTTCATCAAATGGTCCCAG GCACTTTTGCAGTCATCAGTATTATTGTGGGGAATGTCTGTCATGAACTGGCTCCTGATTCCGACTTCCAGTACTTTAACCACACAGCCAATGAGGTGATGATTAACAACACAGCCATGGAAGCAGCCAGACTGGAGATTTCTGCCACCTTGGCTTGCCTGACAGCCATAATCCAG ATATGCCTAGGATTTGTGCAGTTTGGCTTTGTTGCGATCTACCTCTCAGAATCCTTCATCAGGGGGTTCATGACAGCAGCTGGCCTGCAGATCCTCATCTCTGTGCTCAAGTATATCTTTGGCCTGAAGATTGACTCTTACACAGGACCCCTTGCCATTGTTTAT acCTTTATTGATATTTGCAAAAACTTGCCCAAGACCAATATAGCCTCCCTCGTCTTTGCATTGATCAGCACCGTGCTTCTGATTATCGTGAAGGAGCTGAATATGAAATACATGAAGAAGATTCGAGTCCCCATTCCCATGGAGATTGTTATA GTCATTGTAGCTACTGCAATTTCTGGAAGCTTTGATATGCCTGATAAATACGACATGCCCATTGTTGGCCATATTAATATGGG ATTTCCATCTGCTACTCTTCCCGAGGTGGGCAAGTGGAAGGACATGATTGGCACAGCTTTCTCACTTGCCATCGTGGGCTATGTGATCAACCTGGCCATGGGCAGAACTCTTGGAACCAAGCATGGCTATGATGTGGACCCTAACCAG GAAATGCTGGCCCTCGGCTGCAGCAACTTTTTTGGATCCTTTTTCAAAATCCACGTAATTTGCTGTGCTCTTTCTGTGACCTTAGCTGTGGATGGAGCTGGAGGAAAATCTCAg ATGGCAAGCTTTTGTGTGGCAGTGGTCGTGATGATAACCATGTTGTCCTTGGGAATCTACCTCGGCCCTCTTCCTAAG GCTGTGTTGGGAGCCTTGATAGCTGTGAACCTGAAGAATTCTCTCAAGCAATTGACTGATCCTTACTACCTCTGGAAAAAAAGCAAGCTGGACTGT GTGGTCTGGGTGGTGAGCTTCCTGTCAGCTTTCTTCCTGGGCTTGCCCTTTGGACTCGCTGTGGGAGTGGGTTTTTCCATCCTTGTGGTGGTTTTCCATACCCAGTT TCGCAATGGTTGTGTCATTGGTCCTGTAGCTGCTACTGATATATACAAAAATCCCAAAGTCTACAGCAAG GTCCGAGAAATTGAAGGAATTAAAATTGTTACCTACTGCTCCCCTCTTTACTTCGCTAATTCAGAGATATTCAGGGAGAAAGTTATTGccaag ACTGGTGTGGATCCCATCAAAGTCTACTTGGCGAGGAAAAAGTATGTGAAGAATCAAGAAAAGGCAAGGGCAACATCAGAGAGAACAAGCAAGCTAAAATCACTCTTCAGGAAAAACAAG ACTATGTCTCTGCAAGAGCTCCAGAAGGATTTTGCAAGCATGTCTCCGACAGATACCAACAATAACCAGACCTCCGCAAATGGTAAAAGCGTCTCCTACATTAACTTCAACCCATCTGAAAAGCAGGCTGAACAGGGAACCATTGCCAGTCATCGCAGCAGCACCTGCAGTGCTATCCCAGAATCAAACACTGACCCCATGACCACAGCGCCCCCATTTGTCAACTTCCACACAATTATCCTGGATATGAGTGGCGTTTGCTTTGTGGACCTGATGGGCACGAAAGCTTTGGGAAAG CTGTGCACCAACTATCAGAGGATTGGGATTCAAGTATTTCTGGCAAATGTACAAG CCCAAGTGTATGATGATATCCGCACGGGGGGAGTCTTTGAAGAAGGAGGTCTTGAGCCCAGTCATCTCTTCGTGACCATCCATGATGCCGTTTTGTTTGCAACaatgaatggaaacagagccacacaACGTCCTGACTTAGAGCAG AGGTCAAGTCAGATAGAAGTCTCTATCTCTGATGAATCATTGGAAGACAGCAGCGCTGAATTTCAAAACTTAGAAGAG GAAATGTTTGGAAGCATTTTTCATTCGGATGCACAGACAGCACTGTGA